Genomic DNA from Anguilla anguilla isolate fAngAng1 chromosome 17, fAngAng1.pri, whole genome shotgun sequence:
TTAACTCGAAACGCTATCAGGTCTGCAAATCTGAACGTTTTCGTTAGCTGTTTCAGCCGTAGTAGTGGTTGCCCTAAGCTACGACACATTAGTAATGACATTTGAGACAGTTTATGGGATCCTGTTTTGTGGATGTTCAAACATCGTTGCaagttagattttttattttttaagtggtTGTGTGAGATCTGGGAGGTTCTGACCCAAAAGCTGAGGACAGTGGCGTGGGAATAAAATGGATTGTTTtgatcctggatgctgattggctgagaccacACTCTACAGTGATTTGTTAATCCGATActgtaacagttattcaaacaGCCTGTTTAGATAGTATCACTCCGTGCACAAACCTTTACTTATGAAatgatattacaaaataaataatgtgtcaTCAATTAATTGTTTCTATGCGCTGTATCCGTTTTATAAGAGCAATACAGCACTTGAGGCCACGCTGTTTCATGAATAGACATGACTGTATTCACGATACAGCACCACCTCTCATGCCATATTGCTTTAAGCAGAACCTGCATGGTGTTTGAATTATTTGGGTGTTCCGTTGTTCTAATCTGCTTGAGTGCGAGTTCCAGTCTGTCCACCTGTGAGGCACACAACACTGCTGGATGCACTTAGCTGTGCTCTTTGCCTGAAAGCTGCTctgctgaatgaatgtaaaGTAATGGATCCAGGTTTCAGTCCTATCCTGGGCCCAGCATGCTGTCCTAATTAAAAGCCCTGCctttgcagtgtgtgagagaatatgGGTCAGGGTGGAGTGTGAACCTTAtgctgtctgagagagagagagggagatatgtgtgtgtgtgcatgcatatacgtatcatggtgagagagagaaaatgtgtgtgtgtgcatgcatatgtgtgtgtgtgtgtgtatcatggtgagtgagagagagagaaagagagagtgtgtgtatgtgtgtgtgtattatggtGAGATAATTATGGtgatagagagagtgtgtgtgtgtgtgtttgtgtgtgtgtttcagggtgagagagagagagagagagagagtgtgtgtgtgtgtgtgtttcagggtgagagagagagtgtgtgtctgtgtgtgtgtgtgtgtttcagggtgagagagagagagagagtgtgtgtgtgtgtgtgtgtttcaggatgagaaagagaatgtgtgtgtctgtgtgtgtgtgtgtgtgtgtgtgtgtgtgtatcatggtgagtgagagagagaaagagacaatgtgtgtatgtgtatgtgtttcagggtgaaagagagagagtgtgtgtgtgtgtgtgtgtgtgtgtgtctatgtgtttcaggatgagaaagagaatgtgtatgtctgtgtgtgtgtgtgtgtgtgtgtgtgtgtgtgtgtatcatggtgagtgagagagagaaagagagaatgtgtatgtgtgtgtgtttcagaatgagaaagagaatgtgtatgtctgtgtgtgtgtgtgtgtatcatggtgagtgagagagagaaagagagaatgtgtgtatgtgtgtgtgtttcaggatgagagtgtgtgtgtgtgtgtgtgtgtgtgtgtgtgtatcatggtgagtgagagagagaaagagagaatgtgtgtatgtgtgtgtgtttcaggatgagtgtgtgtgtgtgtgtgtgtttcaggatgagtgtgtgtgtgtgtgtgtgtttcaggatgagagtgtgtgtgtgtgtgtgtgtgtgtgtttcaggatgagagtgtgtgtgtgtgtgtgtgtgtgtgtttcaggatgagagtgtgtgtgtgtgtgtgtgtgtgtgtttcaggatgagagtgtgtgtgtgtgtgtgtgtgtgtgtgtttcaggatgagagtgtgtgtgtgtgtgtgtgtgtgtgtgtatcatggtgagtgagagagagaaagagagaatgtgtatgtgtgtgtgtttcaggatgagagtgtgtgtgtgtgtgtgtgtgtgtgtgtgtttcaggatgagagtgtgtgtgtgtgtgtgtttgtgtgtgtgtgtgtgtgtgtgtgtgtgtgtttcaggatgagagtgtgtgtgtgtgtgtgtgtgtttcaggatgagagtgtgtgtgtgtgtgtgtgtgtttcaggatgagagagagagagagaaagagagagggtgtgtatgtgtgtgtgtattatggtGAGATAATTATGGtgatagagagtgtgtgtgtgtgtgtttgtgtgtgtgtttcagggtgagagagagagagagtgtgtgtgtgtgtgtgtgtgtgtgtgtgtttcaggatgtgtgtgtgtgtgtgtgtgtgtgtgtgtgtgtgtgtgtgatatatggCAGAATATGGgtcagtgtggagcagcagctTGGTGCAGTAAATGGACTTCAGCCCTCACCGGGTTTCAAAGTCATTTTGACACACTGCGATACACACTCAAAGTGTGGCCTACTTACTGAAACCGATACACACGCTCGGAGACCAGTCGGGACGCGCACACACTCGCTTTTGACGATGAGGACAAGAGACAGGCGCTTTGAAGGGAGCCCTGAAGAGCCCGGGTTCGACAGCTGCCATTGGACAGGCTCCCACCTTCAAATCACCGGTTTACGGAGCCTTGggggcatgttttttttttgtttgttttaaatcaagCATGTGTTTCATCATTTCTCTGCCCTAACTGCTCAACAGCGCTTGGggatcatgtttttttttcttctcatcgGTGTAAAACTGAACTGCAGGATGTGTATTTGATTGAACATTGGTCCTCGCTGGGCCATGGATGACCGAGTGATGTAACATTAAAGTGACCCTTTAAATAAACCAGCGTAAGGTCAGCGAGCTGGTGACTCCAGTCCCTGCTCGTTTTTACTTCACCTTGTCTTGCTCTgttgctgaatgtgtgtgtcttcgGTCAGACAGCGTGAGAATGGGAGAGTTATGAAAGTGGTCTGAAGTTGTTTGTCTGGTATAACCGGTGGTTTAAAAGTAAGAGatgcacatattcacacatctcctaataacagctttttttcccacccaCTCTCCCCACCTAACTTTTGtcctctctctttattttccttgtccccctttctcccaatattcctttttttaccTATCACCTGCTCACCCCCTTCCATCTGTAActgcacaaccccccccccacacctcctcacacacacacacacaaacatcacacacacatacacacattcacacacacgcacacacacgcacacacacatccataacccccatacccccctctcacacacacacgcacacgcaccacaGGTGAGATGGAGGAACTGGAGTCCCTGTGGCTGACGGGAATCTGCCATCATGAGAAGAACGAGGTGATGAGCAGCCAGCTGGACGTGGACAACATGGCGGGCGTCTTCTACATGCTGGGCGCGGCCATGGCGCTCTCCCTCATCACCTTCATCTGCGAGCACCTCTTCTACTGGCAGCTGCGCTTCTGCTTCATGGGCGTGTGCTCCGGCAAGCCGGGGATGACCTACTCCATCAGCAGGGTGAGTGTGATAGGGCCTCCCAGTGTACACCTCAACACCTTTTACCTGCTCCATCAGCAGGGTGAGTGTGACAGGGCCTCCGAGCGTACACCTCGACACCTTCTACCTGCTCCATCAGCAGAGTGAGTGTGATAGGGCCTTCCAGGGTACAGCTCAACACCTTTTTTAATTGCTCCTGTACTTcttccttaattttttttacagctaatTTCACGGGCACAGATTCAAACCTCCTCAAAAATTCATGCCAGGGTCCTTTAATTTTCTGCCTTTGGAAGGTTCTGTACCtacaaatgttaaatatttatatactaCACACACGGGTGATGAATggtgctgtactgtacacacaggtgATGATGTGGAAATCAAAGGCATGTGCAGTTTCACACCTTTCTCTGATGATTAGTCAGGAAACACGCCACCATCTCACTTCATAGCCCCCCAACACCCCTTAGGTGTGTTTCTGACCCAAACAAGTTTATCACGTGGGGAAACCATTTTATCCTGTATGACACTGCTGGGCCTGAATTATGGCTAGCTTCCAGAGCcctgcttcagtgtgtgtgtgtgtgtgtgtgtgaataaaaacCTGTCCGGTCACATTTCGGTTTTTAAAGTATAtgtaaaatttgaaatattttggtaGGAGAATGACCAAATAAACAGAAGGGGGCATCTACTTTTTCAAGCAACGTCAAATCAAGATGCTGCGATAACACTTGAATTGTTTTTGATGGCCCCCCAGGCGTAATTCACAACCGCGGAGGGTGAATAGTTGGAGGCCGATTGCGTGGCTAATTAGCATATCACAGAGCCGCTTCCCCTGCGTTAGACCTAATGAGTGGAACGAGACTTCAGTCAGGAGAAAAACTGATTCATGGAGACACCTCTTTTCTCAGCTGCTCTCGGCCTGATGTGAATTACGTGTGTGTAATTACACTTTTTCAGCAGGAGTTCAAAGGCACCAAGATTTGTTATCGTGTAAAGAAGGGGCTGGCCTCGTTCTGACCTGCCCGCTAATGTGACCGATCCGCGCCTGGCTTCGTGCCCGCTCCAAACTGCAACTTCTCACACTTCTGAACACAGTTCCCTTCTGTCTCGTAACCATGGCGATGCACACAGTACCCAAAGTACCCGTGAGTCCAGACGTCTCAGACATCCCGCAAGGCTTCATGTAATAGATCACCAGCAAAACTGGACTGAGCCCAAAACCTTTTGGAATCTCTGCAGACCTGCCCACTGCGGTCACAAGTGCAGTTACTTCTGGTTGAACTGCGGGCCAAACCCGTGATGCACATTGGTTTCTTCCCTCCGTTTCATACTGTTTATTACAGCTGTGTTCAGATCTTGGCAGCGTCGATCCTGGGGAACCCCTGTGTGGgctggttttcagtccaaccacaatagcaatcccagaattttaacaaccTGTTAATATTAATTCTTCTTAATTATGTGCTTTGTTTAACTCATTAGGCCTGTTTAATTAGGCCTACATAAAAGGGGTTAATAAAGAGATAGAATCtgtaggctcctaattggtgaaagggGGACACAATGGCCACTAAAATTAACCATTTgatagataatgaagaattaaaagacaaagcgtgttaataagtttaaggattatgaaaaattatgaaagaacttaaatatCTGTTTAACAACCTAactaggagcctattgattcaccttagtcttaatttgatcagttaaataattttgttgccTCTTTTTAAGGTAATTGCAATATCGCACAATACACACAAAGTGAACAATGGATTTTTAatctttatggcatgcatagctattctAACATAGTGTGGCCTaggagggtaaataatccctccaaacatgaaaaacaattcaaacaaagaaaaattaacaggttgtcaaaattctgggattgcaaccGCGGTACAAACCAGCATATACCAggctccccaggaccgaggttggaAACCACTGCCATAAGGGTTCCCCCGGGCCTTTGAACACTGAGTGgaagaaaatgagaaagtgTTTCTGAAAGGCAACAGAACATACAGGTCTGCATCTTTTGCTCTACCCGAACAGTAACacatattatattcatattttgagAAGGCAAGTGCTCCTTATTTAAACATCAgtttataaatgttatttagTATAATGTCTAATGTGTAGATGTATAATGTTGGCTCGTTGTCTACCTTTCTGAATTAGAATCTGTGACCTCTCCTGAGGAGGTTCATTATGTTTATAATCTTGTGTGTATGCCAAGTGTAGGAGGCAGTTATTGGAGTGTTTCTTCTGAAAAGAGACAATAGTTCAAGTACAATGGCCTGAAACATTTTTCCTGGTCTTATTACAACAGGAAGTGTAGCCAGCAAATAAGTTCACGCCAGAATTAAGTTTCTCTTTTCCAACTCTGCCCAAAATTCAGCATGGACCCTCCTTTGTACTCAAAGCTCTGGATGGTCTTCAGTACTTGGTTAGAATAAAATAGTGCTGCTGTTCCTCCTTTGCCCTGAAGCAACAACTCAAAAATAGAAATCCAGTCAAGTCCTGGAACTCTGACCTGTGCAAGATCTGTCCACTAATGTTTTAATGCACCTCCAGGTTATGACGCACAGTCACGTCAAACAGAAACAAGGGCAAAGATGGAGGAATGTCCCTCAGACAGTCAGGCATGCAAAAAATAAGAGAAGGCTGGGTGTTGCACGGTCAAAAGACTTCAAAAGTGAAGCAGAGGAAAAAGAATGTGCCGACAGACAGGCGGGACAACAGCCAAAAAATGAGCTGAAGGAGAAACGGAAGCTTGGGAAGCGATGCAGAATGTAAGAAAAGAACAGAGACGTGGAAAGAGTGACTAAGAGGGACGTAAAAGATTATGCATTTGACAGACAATGTGACCCCTCCGGCTTGAGTGATGACCCGCGCAATAGTTGACAGGCTgttcacctttgacctttaatGTCTGTCAAGAGTCCCATTAACCCTACAGTCATCAGCCGAGAAAAATCACAGGGTTTATGTCCATGCCTTTTTCTGCCCATCTGTCGCAGTCCATTCAGTCTCGGCTCCTGCGGACAGACCCGTCCCAGATTGTTTAAATCAGTAGTTGCGTTTCCATAAGCGTGAATATTTGTCGATTCCCGGTTTTCTGCAGCGCCTGAGCATTGTACGCATAAAGAGGGCTTTGTTTTCTTATGAAGTGCCTTCTTACTTCCTTCTTGCTGAAGGAAATGATCAGACTGTGCAACTTGGGCAAGTTGACAGTTGGAAAGtccttgaaaaaaaatcagacgAGACATGGAAACGTTGCGCCCGGTCTGTGCTTCTCCGCTcgctgtttgttttgctttgtcgCAGTGAGCAGACGTCAGAGTGAGTACTGGTTACGGTTCAGAGGAATTGTAATCACATTGATTTGAGACACGGATGGGGAGGCAGAGCCACAGTCTTTGCTGGATCTCTGTCATTATCAGTCatttctttccctcccctcccccaccttaACGTCCCCTGTATCCcattcacactgacacacatgcagtttatatgcatgtttgtgtgtgtgtgtgtgtgtacgctttaTTGTATATACACACTAATATATGTCTATATCACATATCATACTGCAGTACTGCAGTCCAGCCTAGGGAGTGGCTGTGAACATTTTTCTGGaaccactctctctttctcagggcAAGCTGGAGAGCTCACAACTTGCAAGAGATGATAAGACATTAAGAGCATGtcttctctctgtttcctgccctttcccatctctctctttctctctctctctcgctctctcaacCTCCTGACCATAACCAACAGGGCATCTACAGCTGCATTCACGGGGTCCAGATCGAGGAGAACAAGTCGGCGCTCAACTCCCCTTCAGCCACCATGAACAACACCCACTCCAGCATCCTGCGCCTGCTCCGCACGGCCAAAAACATGGCGTCCCTCTCGGGGGTCAACGGCTCGCCGCACAGCGCCTTGGACTTCATCCGCCGCGAGTCGTCCGTCTACGACATCTCGGAGCACCGCCGCAGCCTGGCCGGCCACTCGGACTGCAAGCCGCCGTACCTGCCCGAGGACAACATGTTCAGCGACTACATCAGCGAGGTGGAGAGGACTTTCGGGAATTTGCACCTGAAAGATAGCAACCTGTACCAGGACCACTACCTGCACCATCACCAGAGTGCGGCTGCCCCGCTGGGTTTGGGGGCTCCCCCGTCAAACAGGCCCCATAGCCTGGGGAGCAGCAGCTCCCTGGAGGGCGGCATGTACGACTGTGACAGTTTAGGGGGCGGGGTGGCCCCAATATTCACCACCCAGCCCCGGTCGTCCATGACCCACAGGAATAATAAGTTTGACCTGATCGCCAGCCAGACCCCGCCCTCCGGCCCAGGGTTCCAGCAGGGCCTGCCCGACCTGTACGGAAAGTTCAGTTTCAAAGGCGCGGCGTCCAGCTCAGGGTTTATCGCGGGACACGACAGGTactgcggggcggggggcggaatGAGCGGGGACGATGGGAACATCCGGTCGGACGTGTCGGATATCTCCACCCACACCGTTACCTACGGCAACCTGGAGGGGAACGCCAAGAAGCGCAAGCAGTACAGGGACAGCCTGAAGAAGAGGCCGGCTTCCGCCAAGTCGCGGCGTGAGCTGGACGAGATCGAGCTGGGGTACCGGCGACGACCCCATCACTCGGCCCACCACCACTACCATGGCCCCCAGACACACCGATCGGCATCTCCGCCCCCTGGACCCTCCGAGCGGAAGGGCCAGAGAGGCGGGGCCGGCGGTAACTGCTCCTCGTATGTATTCCGTGACAAGGAAAGCTTGAGAGATTTCTACCTGGACCAGTTCCGCCCCAAGGAAGGGGTCCCTCAGTGGGAACACGTGGATTTGACTGACGGGCCACGGGGGAGCGGTGTGGCCAACcccggtgggggtgggggcagcggTTTGGTAGCAGTGGAGGATTTCCTGAAAGGCAAAAGCAAGAAGACAGAGTGTAAGGGTGGTGTCGGAGGAGGGGGCGGCACCTCTGGCCAGGGGCAGCAGGGGCAAACTTGCGGGGGCCTGacagggggggagtgggagtgtCGAAATTGCCGTGCCACCTGCGGAGGAACCAAACAGATGCTGCACgggggcggaggtggggggTACGGAGGCGGGCTGGGAGGGGGCGGTTCcggaggaggagtggggggggggaacagccGTCCCAGCTCGGCCTCCTGCATGCGCTGTGAAGCTTGCAAAAAGACGGGCAACCTGTACGACATCAGCGAGGACAACAACCACCTTTTGGAACAGCTGGGGGACAAGTACTCCATGGAGGGTGGGAAGGGCGGGGTGATGGGCGGCGTGGGGGGGGTCGGGATGGCGCAGCCGCAGACCCAAGCCCAGCGTCGGAGACCCAGCCTTGGGGGCAAGCCCCTGCGTAGGCAGCATTCTTACGACACGTTCGTCGACCTGCAGAAGGAGGAGGCGGGAGGGCTCGGTGGCGGGATGGGCGGCTTGGGCGGAGGCATGGGTGGAGGTATGGGGGgcggagggatgggggggatgtTGCCCCCACCCAGGAGTGTGAGCCTGAAAGACAAAGATCGCTTTATGGAGGGGGGGAGCCCATACTCTCATATCTTTGACAGGCACGGAGGATCGGAGCGCGAGCGAGTCAGCGACCGGGATCCGCTATTTttgggtgagagagggaaagggggctCTCACTTTGGGCTGTTccggggaggtgagggggggctgCACCGCCGGTCTTtcggagagagagaccgagataGAGGGATGATGGGAGGAGGGGTAGGAATGGGAGGTTTCTCCTTGTCCAAGTCTCTCTACCCGGACAGGGTGAACCAGAACCCCTTCATCCCCACGTTTGGCGATGACCAGTGTCTTTTGCACGGTGCCCAATCCTACTATGTtaagaaacagcagcagcagccgcagtTCCACAAGAGCAGCCCCACTGACTTCAGGGGCTCGATGGGCGCGGCCTCCTTCCTGCCTGCCTCGGCCGCCGCGGGGGTGCTGTCCAACATGGCCCCCAGGTTCCCCAAGGAGCTGTGTTTGGGAGGGGCCCTGGGCAACCACCTCGGGGCCCCCAGTAACAACAAGCTGTTGTCAGCCAGGGATGGGCTTGGCGTCCAGAGGCCCTTCAACAGCTCCAGCAACGGACACGTCTACGAGAAGCTGTCGAGCATCGAATCGGATGTGTGAaacgggagagagggagggagagagagggagagagaaggagagggagaagggagggagggaggattgGGACAgccagagggagagatggagggagagagagggattgagaTGGAAGGGGTAGTGAAATTCCATTCTGTGGGTACACTTCTGAGAGGAAAGGTATGTATGCAGTGCAAAGGAATGAAAGACGGGAACAGCTGCCCACGAAGTGAAAGAGAGTCACAGGACAAAGAGAGATGCGACAGTACAAAATGGTGGGCAAACGCAGAGAGACAAATCCTATCTGCCCAGAGGCCTTTTTGGCCTCAGCTTCAACGACGATTTTATGGAAGCGATACTTTTTGTAATCATTAAACGAGAGCTTTTCCTTTTACTATAAGCTgggaaaaaaaccacaaaaaaaggtttgttcAGGGAACAAATACAGTAACGTTTCCTCAAGCCGGATGTTGGAAGCTAAAGCCGAAATACGGAAGCTTGTTTGGAATCCACTgtgccacccacccccccaaccctgctccccatctccccccccccccttacagttCTTAAAGAGTACTGCAAATTaggagggagaggagcgggTGGAGAGAGTAAGTGGTTTTTTTACCACTCTAAATGAATATATCAGGAGGGAGTAGAAACCGGTTTATACTATACAGAATCTTCACCTTTAACTTTATCTCACTCTCACCTTACCTCGCCTCTCTTCATCTGTTCCCAATGCCCAAACAAGGGTTTCTTGCCCTGGTTcatgaaacatacaatcatGAATGAGAATAGAATTCCTACCGAACTAACagggtataataataatagtatgaATAGAATTGTGAATAATAAAGATGTTATTAGAACCAGTTATAAAAATGGTTAtgtcatttagttttttttttttcagtattttacaCCATTTAGTAtttgtggttatttatttgttagctGGCTGTGGCAGGGAGCTCGTTATCTAATTAAACTAACGAGCTGGAAGGCAGAGACAGTAATTTGATTTcctcgttttgttttgttttctgtgttctttttaatgatgtattatccatgctcatttgtgtgtttgctctTCTGAAATGATGTGACAGGTGGTGAAAGAATTGATTTGCACAGTAATGAACTGTACACACTGATACCGAGCGGGATTTGTGTCACGCAGATGCATCTCAAGTCGAGCAGTCAAAAAGGTGTGTCTCGTGATACGTAGAGGGTCTGACGACGCTGCATGTGGGATGTGCCTTACGTGATTAGGAAAGATGCATATCTGCTAAACATGGCTGGTATAATGGTTAAGATGTGTACAGCAACCTGAAACAGTTTGTTCCAGCATAGCCAGTTGTGTGATATTGCATAGAATATGCCTCAGACTACAGATATATGAGTATTGGGCTCAGCTGAGAACATCTTGCTGTTTGGgtttcagagccaaaatggctacTAGCATGATGAATTGGACTTGCCGATATTCCACTATAAGTCCTGACAAGGGATCCTGACCTCCAGGTGTTTCTTCTAGTTGTGGTCCTTACCTTAAGAGTAGTGGAATCATATTTGATACAGCTCAGATGTGGGCTGAAGGAGgcattgtaaaaaatatagTTGAAGGTATTACAGAAGGGTATTACTGAAACAttgatacatacacacaaaatatgtttaAGGCAAAATAGAGCTCCAGACAGCACCAGACCAGAATGAATGGGTTTCAGTGTCCAAAGATATGCCTTATCACcacaaatcaattaaaaatat
This window encodes:
- the LOC118216956 gene encoding glutamate receptor ionotropic, NMDA 2B-like, producing MLVCHRCASSPSSSWPSPSPPDPESTAAPPRHRPARPRPPPLSPLRILCLCLLLLPACESRRERGGAGERGGAVVIPPHYSPAGHPQPLPPKLAQGLSIAVVLVGNSSEVALAEGREKDDFLYMPLLPNVELVTMNETDPKSIITRICDLMTKSWLQGVVFGDDTDQEAIAQILDFISAQTHIPILGIRGGSSMIMAAKDDNSMFFQFGPSIEQQASVMLNIMEEYDWYIFSIVTTYYPGYKDFVNKIRSTIENSFVGWELEEVLLLDMSVDDGDSKIQNQLKKLQSPVMMLYCTKEEASTIFQVAHSVGLTGYGYTWIVPSLAAGDADNVPAEFPTGLISVSYDEWDYGLEARVRDGVAIIAMATATMMLDRGPHTLLKSECHGAPEKKGPSAGNPNEVLRYLMNVTFEGRNLSFSEDGYQMHPKLVIILLDKERKWDRVGKWENGSLSMKYHVWPRFELYSDTENREDDHLSIVTLEEAPFVIVEDVDPLSGTCMRNTVPCRKQLKILNQTKDSGIYIKRCCKGFCIDILKKIAKFVKFTYDLYLVTNGKHGKKINGTWNGMVGEVVLKNAHMAVGSLTINEERSEVIDFSVPFIETGISVMVSRSNGTVSPSAFLEPFSADVWVMMFVMLLLVSAVAVFIFEYFSPVGYNRCLADGREPGGPSFTIGKAIWLLWGLVFNNSVPVQNPRGTTSKIMVSVWAFFAVIFLASYTANLAAFMIQEEYVDQVSGLSDKKFQRPNDFSPPFRFGTVPNGSTERNIRNNYKEMHTYMVKYHQKNVDEALYSLKMGKLDAFIYDAAVLNYMAGRDEGCKLVTIGSGKVFASTGYGIAIQKDSSWKRAIDLAILQLFGDGEMEELESLWLTGICHHEKNEVMSSQLDVDNMAGVFYMLGAAMALSLITFICEHLFYWQLRFCFMGVCSGKPGMTYSISRGIYSCIHGVQIEENKSALNSPSATMNNTHSSILRLLRTAKNMASLSGVNGSPHSALDFIRRESSVYDISEHRRSLAGHSDCKPPYLPEDNMFSDYISEVERTFGNLHLKDSNLYQDHYLHHHQSAAAPLGLGAPPSNRPHSLGSSSSLEGGMYDCDSLGGGVAPIFTTQPRSSMTHRNNKFDLIASQTPPSGPGFQQGLPDLYGKFSFKGAASSSGFIAGHDRYCGAGGGMSGDDGNIRSDVSDISTHTVTYGNLEGNAKKRKQYRDSLKKRPASAKSRRELDEIELGYRRRPHHSAHHHYHGPQTHRSASPPPGPSERKGQRGGAGGNCSSYVFRDKESLRDFYLDQFRPKEGVPQWEHVDLTDGPRGSGVANPGGGGGSGLVAVEDFLKGKSKKTECKGGVGGGGGTSGQGQQGQTCGGLTGGEWECRNCRATCGGTKQMLHGGGGGGYGGGLGGGGSGGGVGGGNSRPSSASCMRCEACKKTGNLYDISEDNNHLLEQLGDKYSMEGGKGGVMGGVGGVGMAQPQTQAQRRRPSLGGKPLRRQHSYDTFVDLQKEEAGGLGGGMGGLGGGMGGGMGGGGMGGMLPPPRSVSLKDKDRFMEGGSPYSHIFDRHGGSERERVSDRDPLFLGERGKGGSHFGLFRGGEGGLHRRSFGERDRDRGMMGGGVGMGGFSLSKSLYPDRVNQNPFIPTFGDDQCLLHGAQSYYVKKQQQQPQFHKSSPTDFRGSMGAASFLPASAAAGVLSNMAPRFPKELCLGGALGNHLGAPSNNKLLSARDGLGVQRPFNSSSNGHVYEKLSSIESDV